In Planctomycetota bacterium, one DNA window encodes the following:
- a CDS encoding dicarboxylate/amino acid:cation symporter, giving the protein MRAAAGVFLGLLAGGLAGLLLGRLPAGWSDTVVAGALPIGRAWLSGLQMTVLPLVSAMLVVGVNEASAVASGRIARRALALMVVLALAGAIVGAVLAPLLFGLVAPDARLVATLRSQSPALETAGPAPDGVAALVPRNLFAALAGGSVVPVVVFMLCFAAALTRLQAERREPILAVARGVAEAMLVIVRWLLVLAPLGAAALVLPVTAGAGGAALGALGLYVGVLLAVYAAIALLVYVVAAGGGAGLARFAAAILPAQAVAAGTQSSLATLPTMLDCAASGLACPPTVSGIVLPLAVSLFRITSPAQYLTMASFIAWAEGKVLEPTALAVAIPLAVVISLGAVSLPGQASLLSTSLPLVQSLGLPVEPLGLLLAVDFVPDIAATACNVTADLAVADRVARGEAAQPRPGAAGPSA; this is encoded by the coding sequence ATGAGAGCCGCGGCCGGCGTCTTTCTCGGGCTGCTCGCCGGCGGGCTCGCGGGGCTCCTCCTCGGACGGCTGCCGGCGGGATGGTCCGACACCGTCGTCGCCGGGGCGCTGCCGATCGGTCGGGCTTGGCTGTCGGGCCTGCAGATGACGGTCCTGCCCCTGGTCAGCGCGATGCTCGTCGTCGGTGTCAACGAGGCCAGCGCCGTCGCCAGCGGCCGGATCGCGCGGCGGGCACTGGCGTTGATGGTCGTGCTGGCGCTGGCCGGAGCGATCGTCGGGGCGGTGCTCGCTCCGCTGCTGTTCGGCCTGGTGGCGCCCGACGCGCGGCTGGTCGCCACGCTCCGCTCCCAGTCCCCGGCGCTCGAGACGGCCGGTCCGGCGCCCGACGGCGTGGCGGCGCTCGTGCCGCGCAACCTGTTCGCGGCGCTGGCCGGCGGCAGCGTCGTGCCGGTGGTGGTGTTCATGCTCTGCTTCGCCGCTGCACTCACGCGACTGCAAGCCGAGCGGCGCGAGCCGATCCTCGCCGTCGCCCGCGGTGTCGCCGAGGCGATGCTCGTGATCGTCCGCTGGCTGTTGGTCCTGGCGCCGCTCGGCGCCGCGGCACTGGTGCTCCCGGTCACGGCCGGCGCCGGCGGCGCCGCCCTCGGGGCCCTCGGGCTGTACGTCGGGGTCTTACTGGCGGTCTACGCGGCGATCGCCCTGCTCGTGTACGTCGTCGCCGCCGGCGGGGGAGCGGGGCTCGCCCGGTTCGCCGCCGCGATCCTCCCCGCCCAGGCCGTCGCCGCCGGCACGCAGAGCTCGCTGGCGACGCTCCCCACGATGCTCGACTGCGCGGCGAGCGGGCTAGCCTGCCCGCCGACGGTGAGCGGGATCGTCCTCCCGCTGGCGGTGTCGCTGTTCCGGATCACGAGCCCGGCGCAGTACCTGACGATGGCGAGTTTCATCGCCTGGGCCGAAGGCAAGGTCCTCGAGCCGACGGCGCTGGCCGTCGCGATCCCGTTGGCGGTCGTGATCAGCCTCGGGGCGGTGAGCCTGCCGGGGCAGGCGAGCCTCCTCTCCACGTCGCTGCCGCTGGTCCAGTCGCTCGGCCTTCCCGTCGAACCGCTCGGCCTCCTGCTGGCGGTCGACTTCGTCCCCGACATCGCCGCCACGGCCTGCAACGTCACCGCCGATCTCGCCGTTGCCGACCGCGTGGCCCGGGGCGAAGCCGCTCAGCCGCGCCCCGGGGCCGCCGGGCCGTCGGCGTAG
- a CDS encoding DUF1343 domain-containing protein, with protein MLFGIDRLLAERPLRERLRGKAVGVVAHPASVTADGTHTLDALVAAGIDVVAAFGPQHGLRGEKQDNMRESDDFRDPRLGIPVHSLYGTVRRPTAAQVAECDVLLVDLQDVGCRVYTFLTTLRSVLEEAAAARRAVWVLDRPNPAGRAVEGFVLEPGQESFVGAGPLPMRHGLTLGEAAGWFVARLRLGVEWEVVRLEGWRPEDGPGFGWPLGTRSWVNPSPNAASPWMPRCYPGTVLLEGTHLSEGRGTTRPLELFGHPALDGHEWAAEIARLAPEWLGGCRLRPCWFEPTFHKHAGRLCGGLQIHVDDGAYDPARCRPWRIVAAALKAFRRLRPDEPLWRDSAYEYEFERLAIDVIDGGPRLRRWVDDPSATAADLDRLARPEEDAWADEQACRLLYADGPAAPGRG; from the coding sequence ATGCTCTTCGGCATCGACCGGTTGCTCGCCGAGCGGCCGCTCCGCGAGCGCCTCCGCGGCAAGGCTGTCGGCGTCGTCGCCCACCCGGCGAGTGTCACGGCCGACGGGACGCACACGCTCGACGCCCTGGTCGCCGCGGGGATCGACGTCGTGGCGGCGTTCGGACCGCAGCACGGCCTGCGCGGCGAGAAACAGGACAACATGCGCGAATCGGACGACTTCCGTGACCCGCGCCTCGGGATCCCGGTCCACAGCCTGTACGGCACGGTGCGGCGGCCGACCGCCGCGCAGGTGGCCGAGTGCGACGTCCTCCTCGTCGATCTCCAGGACGTCGGCTGCCGCGTCTACACGTTTCTGACGACGCTCCGCTCCGTGCTCGAGGAGGCGGCAGCCGCGCGGCGCGCCGTGTGGGTGCTCGATCGGCCGAATCCGGCGGGACGGGCCGTGGAGGGATTCGTGCTCGAGCCCGGGCAGGAGAGCTTCGTCGGAGCGGGGCCGCTACCGATGCGCCACGGGCTCACGCTCGGGGAGGCGGCCGGTTGGTTCGTGGCGCGGCTGCGGCTCGGCGTGGAGTGGGAGGTCGTCCGCCTCGAGGGGTGGCGGCCGGAGGACGGCCCTGGCTTCGGGTGGCCCCTGGGAACGCGCTCGTGGGTCAATCCGAGCCCCAACGCCGCCAGCCCGTGGATGCCGCGCTGCTATCCCGGGACCGTGCTCCTCGAGGGCACGCACCTCTCCGAGGGGCGCGGGACGACCAGGCCGCTCGAACTGTTCGGCCACCCGGCGCTCGACGGCCACGAGTGGGCCGCGGAGATCGCCCGCCTCGCGCCGGAGTGGCTCGGCGGCTGCCGGCTGCGCCCCTGCTGGTTCGAGCCGACGTTCCACAAGCACGCCGGCCGCCTCTGCGGCGGCCTGCAGATCCACGTCGACGACGGCGCCTACGATCCGGCGCGGTGCCGACCGTGGCGGATCGTCGCCGCGGCGCTCAAGGCCTTCCGCCGGCTCCGCCCCGACGAGCCGCTGTGGCGGGATTCCGCCTACGAATACGAGTTCGAGCGGCTCGCGATCGACGTCATCGACGGTGGGCCACGGCTCCGCCGGTGGGTCGACGACCCGTCCGCCACGGCCGCCGATCTCGATCGCCTCGCGCGCCCCGAGGAGGACGCGTGGGCCGACGAGCAGGCGTGTCGGCTTCTCTACGCCGACGGCCCGGCGGCCCCGGGGCGCGGCTGA
- the murQ gene encoding N-acetylmuramic acid 6-phosphate etherase: MRPLATEAVNPASAAIDSLDAWGIVGVMVAEDARVAPAVAREAEAIARAIDAIAARLRAGGRLVYQGAGTSGRLGVLDASECPPTFSTPPEMVVGLIAGGPTALTRAIEGAEDRPELAVADLDGIGFGPGDVLVGIATSGRTPYVLGGIEHARRRGAFTIGVACSPDSALAAAADLAIVPLVGPEVIAGSTRLKAGTATKLVLNMLSTGAMILLGKTYGNLMVDLRATNSKLLDRSRRIAARLTGVDDAAATELLVRHDGELKTAIVAARRGVSTMEARRLLAAAGGQLRGAIGTDPVPRPTAASPDLVIGVDGGGSGCRAVVGRVAAGELTVLGRGSGGPANPRAIGGPAAAANIRAAVVQAFAAAGVPAAPAARACLGLAGAGRTDDAAAVAAALADVATVVTVVTDADLLLGDAAPGAVVALIAGTGSIAVARAADGTLDRAGGWGAVFGDEGSGWWVGREALAAVTAAADGRGRNTALTARLLSRYGVDRPGLLAAALSGPALPRDRVAAAAIDVVAAAAAGDGVAVRILEAAATELAALVLAVERRRPVAAAPWCLRLAGGLLVHAPSLADAVTARLRQEGRPPARVEVVADAALEAARMARRAMAPRRDG; encoded by the coding sequence ATGCGTCCGCTCGCCACCGAGGCGGTCAATCCCGCCTCCGCCGCCATCGACTCGCTCGACGCCTGGGGGATCGTCGGCGTGATGGTCGCCGAAGACGCGCGCGTCGCCCCGGCCGTGGCGCGCGAGGCGGAGGCGATCGCCCGGGCGATCGACGCGATCGCCGCCCGGCTCCGCGCGGGGGGCAGGCTCGTGTACCAGGGTGCCGGCACGTCGGGGCGACTGGGCGTGCTCGATGCCAGCGAGTGTCCGCCGACGTTCAGCACGCCCCCGGAGATGGTCGTCGGTCTGATCGCCGGCGGGCCGACGGCGCTGACGCGCGCGATCGAGGGGGCGGAGGACCGGCCGGAGCTGGCCGTCGCCGATCTCGACGGGATCGGCTTCGGTCCCGGCGACGTGCTCGTCGGGATCGCCACCAGCGGGCGGACGCCGTACGTGCTCGGCGGGATCGAACACGCCCGGCGGCGCGGGGCGTTCACGATCGGCGTCGCCTGCTCGCCCGATTCGGCGCTCGCCGCCGCCGCGGACCTGGCGATCGTGCCGCTGGTCGGCCCCGAGGTGATCGCCGGATCGACACGGCTCAAGGCGGGGACGGCGACGAAGCTCGTCCTCAACATGCTGTCGACCGGCGCGATGATCCTCCTCGGCAAGACCTACGGCAACCTGATGGTCGACCTCCGCGCCACCAACTCCAAGCTCCTCGACCGTAGCCGGCGGATCGCCGCCCGGCTCACCGGGGTCGACGACGCGGCCGCCACCGAGCTCCTCGTGCGGCACGACGGCGAATTGAAGACGGCGATCGTCGCCGCGCGGCGCGGTGTGTCGACCATGGAGGCGCGGCGCCTCCTCGCCGCAGCCGGCGGCCAACTCCGCGGCGCGATCGGCACCGATCCGGTGCCGCGGCCCACCGCCGCGAGCCCCGATCTCGTGATCGGCGTCGACGGCGGCGGCAGCGGCTGCCGCGCGGTCGTCGGCCGCGTCGCTGCCGGCGAGCTCACGGTCCTCGGGCGCGGGAGCGGCGGCCCGGCCAACCCGCGGGCGATCGGCGGACCGGCGGCGGCCGCGAACATCCGCGCCGCCGTGGTGCAGGCATTCGCCGCGGCGGGGGTGCCGGCGGCCCCCGCGGCGCGCGCCTGCCTCGGCCTCGCGGGGGCGGGGCGCACCGACGATGCGGCCGCGGTCGCCGCGGCGCTGGCCGACGTGGCGACGGTGGTCACGGTCGTGACCGACGCCGATCTGCTCCTCGGCGACGCGGCGCCGGGCGCGGTGGTGGCGCTGATCGCCGGCACCGGCTCGATCGCCGTCGCCCGGGCCGCCGACGGCACGCTCGACCGAGCCGGCGGATGGGGCGCGGTGTTCGGCGACGAGGGGAGCGGCTGGTGGGTCGGGAGGGAAGCGCTGGCGGCCGTCACGGCGGCGGCCGATGGGCGCGGTCGAAACACGGCGCTCACCGCGCGGCTGCTGTCGCGCTATGGCGTCGATCGCCCCGGGCTCCTCGCCGCGGCGCTCTCGGGACCGGCCTTGCCGCGCGATCGGGTGGCGGCGGCGGCGATCGACGTCGTCGCCGCCGCGGCCGCCGGCGACGGCGTCGCAGTGCGGATCCTCGAGGCCGCCGCCACCGAGCTGGCGGCGCTCGTCCTCGCCGTCGAGCGCCGCCGGCCGGTGGCGGCAGCGCCATGGTGCCTCCGTCTGGCAGGCGGGCTCCTCGTCCATGCGCCGAGCCTCGCCGACGCGGTGACGGCGCGGCTGCGGCAGGAGGGGCGGCCGCCGGCGCGGGTCGAGGTGGTCGCCGACGCGGCCCTCGAGGCGGCGCGGATGGCACGGCGGGCCATGGCGCCTCGGCGCGACGGGTGA
- a CDS encoding sodium/solute symporter (Members of the Solute:Sodium Symporter (SSS), TC 2.A.21 as described in tcdb.org, catalyze solute:Na+ symport. Known solutes for members of the family include sugars, amino acids, nucleosides, inositols, vitamins, urea or anions, depending on the system.): protein MLGPVDIAVLVAFLASAIGIGLVAGGKTKTLDAYLLGDRDLPWWVILGSIVATETSAATVLSVPGESFGAAGMRFLQLPLGYMLGRLAIVRFLLPLYFRGELNTAHEVLRDRFGPAVQRAAAQLFLVARTLGDGLRLFLAALVFHKLSGMPLAWSVVVTGAVTILYTVLGGLRSVVWNDCLQLVIYLFGGIVAVFVIVARIPGGWPAAREFAAAGDKLRVFDFSLDPANPYTFWAGLVGGAVLSLGTHGTDHMMVQRYLSARGQRDAARALVTSGVVVFLQFALFLGIGVLLAAFHHLGGEAAPARPDEVFATFIIRHFPADTGLIGVLLAAILAAAMSTIASSLNASASSMIHDLWLPLRAVAGRTAPLSAARALALTRWLTVAFGVVQIAVGIAAARVDATVVSRALTIAGYSAGLLLGVFTLGVATRRVGEAAALVGAAVGLAALLTVQFVLPLQGIKIAWPWYALVGATATIVAGMAAAAVFPRRTDG from the coding sequence ATGCTCGGCCCGGTCGACATCGCCGTGCTCGTCGCCTTCCTGGCGTCGGCGATCGGCATCGGCCTGGTCGCCGGCGGCAAGACCAAGACGCTCGACGCCTACCTGCTCGGCGACCGCGACCTGCCGTGGTGGGTGATCCTCGGATCGATCGTCGCCACCGAGACCAGCGCCGCCACGGTGCTGAGCGTGCCCGGCGAGAGCTTCGGGGCTGCCGGGATGCGCTTTCTCCAGCTCCCCCTGGGCTACATGCTGGGGCGGCTGGCGATCGTCCGCTTCCTCCTTCCGCTCTATTTTCGCGGCGAGCTCAACACCGCCCACGAGGTGCTCCGCGACCGCTTCGGCCCGGCCGTCCAGCGCGCCGCGGCGCAGTTGTTCCTCGTCGCCCGGACGCTCGGCGACGGGCTGCGGCTGTTCCTCGCGGCGCTGGTGTTCCACAAGCTCAGCGGGATGCCGCTGGCCTGGAGCGTGGTCGTGACCGGCGCGGTGACGATCCTCTACACCGTGCTCGGCGGTCTGCGGAGCGTGGTCTGGAACGACTGCCTGCAGCTGGTGATCTACCTGTTCGGCGGGATCGTGGCGGTGTTCGTGATCGTGGCGCGGATCCCGGGTGGCTGGCCGGCGGCACGGGAGTTCGCCGCCGCCGGCGACAAGCTGCGCGTGTTCGACTTCTCGCTCGATCCGGCGAACCCCTACACGTTCTGGGCCGGGCTCGTCGGCGGTGCCGTCCTCAGCCTCGGCACCCACGGCACCGACCATATGATGGTCCAGCGCTACCTGAGCGCCCGCGGCCAGCGCGACGCCGCCCGGGCGCTGGTGACCAGCGGCGTGGTCGTGTTCCTCCAGTTCGCGCTGTTCCTCGGTATCGGCGTGCTCCTCGCAGCGTTCCACCACCTCGGCGGCGAGGCCGCCCCGGCCCGCCCCGACGAGGTGTTCGCGACGTTCATCATCCGTCACTTCCCGGCCGACACCGGCCTCATCGGCGTGCTCCTGGCGGCGATTCTTGCCGCGGCGATGTCGACGATCGCCAGCTCGCTCAACGCCTCGGCGTCGTCGATGATCCACGACCTCTGGCTGCCGCTCCGCGCGGTGGCCGGGCGCACGGCGCCGCTGTCGGCCGCTAGGGCGCTGGCGCTGACGCGCTGGCTGACCGTGGCGTTCGGCGTGGTGCAGATCGCCGTCGGCATCGCCGCGGCGCGCGTCGACGCCACGGTCGTCAGCCGGGCGCTGACGATCGCCGGCTACTCGGCGGGGCTGCTCCTCGGCGTGTTCACCCTCGGCGTGGCGACGCGGCGCGTCGGCGAGGCGGCCGCGCTCGTCGGGGCGGCCGTCGGCCTCGCGGCCCTGCTGACCGTGCAATTCGTGCTGCCCCTGCAGGGAATCAAGATTGCCTGGCCGTGGTACGCGCTGGTCGGCGCGACGGCGACGATCGTGGCCGGCATGGCGGCGGCGGCGGTGTTTCCCCGGAGGACGGACGGATGA
- a CDS encoding DUF1343 domain-containing protein has translation MIARALVVMGGLAATALAGMAAAQTPAVAAPEAVGLDAERLRAIRPLVEAEITAGNLPGCVVCIGRGGRIAWLEAIGERQAAPAAEPMTVDTIFDLASLTKPVATATAIMQLVDEGKLRLSDTVASHFPAFAAKGKEKITVRDLLVHSSGLIADNALADYADGPEKALEKIMELEPLAPPGERFIYSDVNFILLGQLVATLSGRPLADQVRERICRPLGMADTGYLPAADLRARIAPTEPRDGAMLRGEVHDPRAWKLGGAAGHAGLFGTAPDLARYSSALLAGLRADRPAADAILSPQALAEMTRSWRVPGGAFRGLGWDKRSGFSSNRSDLYTDAAFGHGGFTGTSLWIDPRLDLFVIFLSSRLHPDGKGTVNPLASRIGSLAVAAIRAPAPVAEPPRQVLTGLDVLERDGFRQLAGRKVGLITNHTGRSRAGRTTPEVLKNAPGMDLVALFSPEHGFAGALDQSDVPDARDPATGLPVRSLYGKTRRPTPEMLADLDTLVYDIQDIGCRFYTYVSTMGEAMKAAAAEGKRFVVLDRPNPIGGVDVAGPVLDAGSESFVGWHTLPLRHGMTVGELARLFNDELKLGLDLVVVPCEGWRRADAFEATGLEWVNPSPNMRSLTEAFLYPGIGLLETTNVSVGRGTDTPFEVLGAPWIDGTALAGALASRRIPGVAFVPVSFTPESSTFKGERCGGVNVVITDRAAFEPVRTGLEIAAALRRLHPDTWKVDGYGRLLGNKGVLEAIRAGGDPQEAVDRAAAGVREFMARRAPHLLYE, from the coding sequence ATGATCGCACGAGCTCTCGTGGTGATGGGCGGGCTGGCAGCGACGGCGCTGGCGGGCATGGCGGCGGCACAGACACCGGCCGTGGCCGCCCCGGAGGCCGTCGGGCTGGACGCCGAGCGGCTGCGGGCGATCCGCCCGCTCGTCGAGGCCGAGATCACGGCGGGCAATCTCCCCGGCTGCGTCGTATGCATCGGCCGGGGCGGCCGGATCGCCTGGCTCGAGGCGATCGGCGAGCGGCAGGCGGCGCCCGCCGCCGAGCCGATGACGGTCGACACGATCTTCGACCTCGCCTCGCTCACCAAGCCGGTGGCGACCGCGACGGCGATCATGCAGCTGGTCGACGAGGGGAAACTGCGCCTTTCCGACACCGTCGCCAGCCACTTCCCGGCGTTCGCCGCCAAGGGCAAGGAGAAGATCACCGTCCGCGACCTGCTCGTCCACTCCAGCGGCCTGATCGCCGACAACGCGCTGGCCGACTACGCCGACGGACCGGAGAAGGCGCTGGAGAAGATCATGGAGCTCGAGCCGCTCGCCCCCCCCGGCGAGCGCTTCATCTACTCCGACGTCAACTTCATCCTCCTCGGCCAGCTCGTCGCCACGCTCTCGGGGCGCCCGCTCGCCGACCAGGTCCGTGAGCGGATCTGCCGCCCGCTGGGGATGGCCGACACCGGCTACCTGCCGGCGGCCGACCTCCGCGCGCGGATCGCCCCCACCGAGCCGCGCGACGGGGCGATGCTCCGCGGCGAGGTCCATGACCCGCGCGCCTGGAAGCTCGGCGGCGCCGCCGGCCACGCCGGCCTGTTCGGCACCGCCCCCGACCTCGCCCGCTACTCGAGTGCCCTGCTCGCCGGCCTCCGCGCCGATCGCCCCGCCGCCGACGCGATCCTCTCGCCGCAGGCGCTCGCCGAGATGACGCGCTCCTGGCGCGTGCCGGGGGGCGCCTTCCGCGGCCTCGGCTGGGACAAGCGCAGCGGCTTCTCCTCCAACCGCAGCGATCTCTATACCGACGCCGCCTTCGGCCACGGCGGGTTCACCGGGACGAGCCTGTGGATCGACCCACGCCTCGACCTGTTCGTGATCTTCCTCTCCAGCCGCCTCCACCCCGACGGCAAGGGCACGGTCAATCCGCTCGCCTCCCGGATCGGATCACTGGCGGTGGCGGCGATCCGTGCCCCGGCCCCGGTGGCCGAGCCCCCGCGGCAGGTGCTCACGGGCCTCGACGTCCTCGAGCGCGACGGCTTCCGCCAGCTCGCCGGGCGGAAGGTCGGCCTGATCACCAACCACACCGGCCGGTCGCGCGCCGGCCGCACCACTCCCGAGGTCCTGAAAAACGCCCCCGGCATGGACCTCGTCGCCTTGTTCAGCCCCGAGCACGGGTTCGCCGGTGCGCTCGACCAATCGGACGTGCCCGATGCCCGCGATCCGGCGACCGGCCTCCCGGTCCGCAGCCTGTATGGCAAGACGCGCCGCCCGACGCCGGAGATGCTCGCCGACCTCGACACGCTCGTCTACGACATCCAGGACATCGGCTGCCGGTTCTACACCTACGTCTCGACGATGGGGGAGGCGATGAAGGCCGCCGCGGCAGAGGGGAAGCGGTTCGTCGTCCTCGACCGCCCCAATCCGATCGGTGGCGTCGACGTCGCCGGGCCGGTCCTCGACGCCGGCAGCGAGTCGTTCGTCGGCTGGCACACCCTCCCGCTGCGCCACGGCATGACCGTCGGCGAGCTGGCGCGGCTGTTCAACGACGAGCTGAAGCTCGGTCTCGACCTCGTGGTCGTCCCCTGCGAGGGCTGGCGGCGCGCCGATGCCTTCGAGGCCACGGGGCTGGAATGGGTCAACCCGTCGCCCAACATGCGCAGCCTCACCGAGGCATTCCTGTACCCCGGCATCGGGCTGCTCGAGACGACCAACGTCTCGGTGGGGCGCGGCACCGACACGCCGTTCGAGGTCCTCGGCGCCCCGTGGATCGACGGAACGGCGCTCGCCGGGGCGCTGGCTTCGCGGCGGATCCCCGGCGTGGCGTTCGTCCCGGTGTCGTTCACGCCGGAGTCGAGCACGTTCAAGGGGGAGCGCTGCGGCGGCGTGAACGTCGTGATCACCGACCGCGCGGCGTTCGAACCGGTCCGGACCGGACTCGAGATCGCTGCCGCCCTGCGCCGGCTCCACCCCGACACCTGGAAGGTCGACGGCTACGGCCGCCTCCTCGGCAACAAGGGGGTGCTCGAAGCGATCCGCGCCGGCGGCGATCCACAGGAGGCCGTCGACCGGGCCGCCGCCGGCGTGCGCGAATTCATGGCCCGCCGCGCTCCCCATCTGCTCTACGAATGA